Proteins from a genomic interval of Cognatishimia sp. WU-CL00825:
- a CDS encoding aldehyde dehydrogenase family protein, with amino-acid sequence MTNFDLTSGKPLKASMFIDGAWVGADSRATVDVENPATEQVIATTPLGTEDDAMRALEAAQRAQLVWAKVPAVQRGAVVRKLADLITARAEELAVLITSEQGKPLDQARGEAQATAAFLYYASENARRIEGEIIASENPDEEVQIRRHPYGVVVGLTSWNYPAALAARKLGPALVAGNGFVLLAHEITPLAGLFIASLANQAGIPAGLFNVVTGFGRVVGQALVQSPITSLITMTGSNRAGQEIFRAAADGMKVLRLELGGKAPFIVLDDANIDKAVDAAVTARYTNCGQICTCNERMYLHRAIADEFLEKFVAKSAALTIGDPMTNPDMGPKVSGVEVEKVHSLVQAAVAEGAEVLLQGGPLNEGKYAQGHWYAPTVLEVQDNNSSLVRNEVFGPVVPAVRIDDFDQAISYANDTQFGLSAYIFTENHKRIMQTPYALNFGEIYVNRANGEQVHAFHNGWGQSGLGGEDGKHGFEGYLRKQSLYVNWG; translated from the coding sequence GTGACGAATTTCGACCTAACATCCGGCAAGCCCCTCAAGGCATCAATGTTTATTGATGGCGCTTGGGTTGGTGCAGATAGCCGCGCTACCGTTGACGTAGAGAACCCGGCGACAGAACAGGTGATTGCAACCACCCCGTTGGGAACCGAAGACGATGCAATGCGCGCCTTGGAAGCCGCGCAGCGCGCCCAGCTCGTTTGGGCCAAAGTGCCTGCGGTGCAACGTGGCGCAGTTGTGCGCAAATTGGCTGACCTGATAACGGCGCGCGCAGAAGAGCTTGCGGTTCTGATCACGTCAGAGCAGGGCAAGCCTCTGGACCAGGCTCGTGGCGAAGCACAAGCGACCGCTGCGTTTCTTTATTATGCCTCTGAAAATGCCCGTCGCATCGAAGGCGAAATCATTGCCTCTGAAAATCCTGACGAAGAAGTGCAAATTCGCCGCCATCCCTATGGTGTCGTGGTTGGCTTGACGTCTTGGAATTACCCCGCAGCGCTTGCGGCCAGAAAACTTGGGCCAGCCTTGGTGGCAGGCAACGGTTTTGTGCTTCTAGCGCATGAAATCACTCCTTTGGCGGGGCTTTTCATTGCGTCGCTCGCAAATCAGGCTGGCATTCCTGCGGGCCTCTTCAACGTTGTTACCGGATTTGGCCGCGTTGTGGGGCAGGCGCTGGTTCAAAGCCCGATCACATCCTTGATCACAATGACCGGCAGTAATCGCGCTGGGCAAGAGATTTTTCGCGCCGCTGCAGATGGCATGAAAGTTCTGCGTCTGGAACTTGGGGGCAAAGCGCCCTTTATTGTACTGGATGACGCAAACATTGACAAAGCCGTCGATGCCGCCGTCACCGCTCGCTATACCAATTGCGGCCAGATCTGCACCTGCAATGAGCGCATGTATCTGCACCGCGCCATCGCAGATGAGTTTCTAGAGAAATTTGTCGCAAAGTCAGCGGCATTAACCATTGGCGATCCGATGACCAACCCTGATATGGGGCCCAAAGTCAGCGGCGTCGAGGTGGAAAAGGTGCACTCTCTGGTGCAAGCAGCCGTCGCAGAGGGTGCCGAAGTTCTTTTGCAGGGTGGGCCGCTCAACGAAGGCAAATACGCGCAAGGCCATTGGTACGCGCCAACCGTTCTAGAAGTGCAAGACAACAATTCTTCGCTGGTACGCAACGAGGTCTTTGGCCCCGTGGTGCCCGCTGTTCGCATCGATGATTTTGATCAGGCAATTTCATATGCAAACGACACGCAATTTGGATTGTCTGCCTACATCTTTACCGAAAATCACAAGCGCATCATGCAAACGCCTTATGCGCTGAATTTCGGCGAAATCTATGTCAATCGCGCCAACGGCGAACAAGTGCATGCCTTCCACAATGGGTGGGGGCAGTCAGGCCTTGGTGGCGAAGACGGCAAACACGGATTCGAGGGCTACCTGCGCAAGCAGAGCCTTTACGTAAACTGGGGGTAA
- a CDS encoding GMC family oxidoreductase N-terminal domain-containing protein has protein sequence MEEFDHIVIGGGASGCVVAARLASEGEARVLLLEAGYSNKHPLLDMPPGIFKMINGTKFMRYHKTVKQEHLGGRVHDIPQGHVLGGGSSVNAQVYMRGRPADYDEWHAELRGSNDGVDWDWNAVMPHFRAMEDNNRLQNDLHGSGGPLLVSDPGHIDHLSRLFVQSVQGLGEPFSPDFNGKAQRGVGFYQFMNRFGKRSSAAYAYIEPQAKNPNLTVRLRAEVQSIILDNDQAVGVTYADKTGKLHSVKCTGEVILAAGALVTPKVLMLSGIGPKAHLEEFGIACQIDLPGVGENLVDHPEVPITARVKGKHGYYKQGDGWRMIKNGLQFKLFGSGPITSAGVEAGAFVNPAAPTDAPTIQAFCVPIVYVDRDTRHLVEDGYGLTVTTVVVKPKSRGSVKLASADPKDMPLVSPNLLKDEADMDAMVDGQKFFLRAFEASPLAQQVDKVMLPSPEDRSDEALRAYCRRFVKTNYHPAGTARMGKDGDPMAVLDPRMRVRGVKGLRVCDLSAMPNINAGNTQAPAMMLGDRCADMVMGRL, from the coding sequence GTGGAAGAATTTGATCACATTGTCATAGGGGGCGGGGCATCAGGTTGCGTCGTCGCTGCAAGATTAGCCTCTGAGGGTGAGGCGCGAGTCTTGCTGCTGGAAGCCGGGTATTCCAACAAGCACCCCCTGTTGGATATGCCACCCGGTATTTTCAAGATGATCAACGGCACCAAATTCATGCGCTACCATAAGACGGTCAAACAAGAGCACCTGGGGGGCCGCGTTCACGACATTCCGCAGGGCCATGTTCTAGGGGGGGGATCGTCGGTGAATGCACAGGTCTATATGCGTGGGCGCCCCGCCGATTACGACGAGTGGCATGCCGAATTGCGCGGTAGCAATGACGGTGTGGATTGGGATTGGAACGCGGTGATGCCGCATTTTAGGGCTATGGAAGACAACAACCGGCTGCAGAATGATCTGCATGGCTCTGGCGGTCCCCTTTTGGTTTCGGACCCCGGTCACATTGATCACCTGTCACGACTATTCGTGCAATCTGTTCAGGGATTAGGCGAGCCATTTTCGCCAGACTTCAATGGCAAGGCCCAGCGCGGCGTAGGGTTTTACCAATTCATGAACCGCTTTGGAAAGCGATCCTCTGCGGCCTACGCCTATATCGAGCCGCAGGCCAAGAACCCAAATCTGACCGTTCGTTTGCGCGCCGAAGTACAGTCCATCATTCTGGATAATGATCAGGCTGTTGGCGTCACCTATGCGGATAAGACCGGCAAGCTGCATTCTGTGAAATGCACCGGCGAGGTAATTCTAGCCGCTGGTGCCCTGGTGACCCCAAAGGTCTTGATGCTGTCAGGCATTGGACCCAAGGCGCATCTGGAAGAATTCGGCATCGCTTGCCAGATTGATTTGCCTGGGGTGGGCGAGAACCTTGTGGATCACCCGGAAGTGCCCATCACCGCCCGCGTGAAAGGCAAACATGGCTATTATAAGCAAGGCGACGGCTGGCGCATGATTAAGAACGGCTTACAGTTCAAGCTGTTTGGCAGCGGCCCTATTACCTCGGCGGGCGTCGAAGCTGGGGCCTTTGTCAATCCGGCTGCGCCAACCGATGCCCCTACAATCCAGGCCTTTTGTGTGCCGATTGTTTATGTGGATCGCGACACACGTCATTTGGTCGAAGATGGCTATGGGCTGACCGTGACTACGGTGGTTGTAAAACCAAAGTCACGTGGATCTGTCAAACTGGCCTCGGCGGATCCTAAGGATATGCCGCTTGTTTCGCCAAACCTGCTGAAAGACGAAGCAGATATGGATGCAATGGTTGACGGGCAAAAGTTCTTTTTACGCGCTTTTGAAGCCAGCCCTCTTGCTCAGCAGGTCGACAAGGTGATGTTGCCAAGCCCGGAGGATCGCAGTGACGAGGCCCTGCGCGCCTATTGTCGGCGCTTTGTAAAAACCAATTATCATCCAGCTGGCACAGCGCGTATGGGCAAAGATGGTGACCCAATGGCGGTGTTGGATCCGCGCATGCGAGTGCGGGGCGTTAAGGGGCTGCGCGTGTGTGATCTGTCAGCCATGCCAAACATCAATGCCGGTAACACACAAGCCCCTGCCATGATGCTTGGGGATCGC
- a CDS encoding ABC transporter substrate-binding protein: MKRRILLGTAIALGLGFSAAVSSADTPPLAVKDTYRVGFAQMESNNPWRIAETKSFHDTAASCGWELIATDAAGSAAKQVADVDSMIAQGIDVLFLPPREEKPLIPAVMKAKRAGIPTFLVDRSVDPNVAQAGEHFVAFLGSDFIEQGDRAAQWLIENFSGDKGVIVELEGTTGSSPANDRKKGFDDRILQDGRFEIVASQTGDFARDLGRQVMETLLQAHPDVNVVYAHNDEMAIGAIQALELAGRKPGEDITVVSIDGTRDALQAIIDGKMGVTVESSPFFGPLSCDVMKRYAAGEEIPGWVKVEDRVFTIDNAAENIDAAY; this comes from the coding sequence ATGAAACGACGCATTCTGCTTGGCACTGCCATTGCCCTGGGTCTTGGATTCAGCGCAGCCGTATCTTCGGCTGACACACCACCACTGGCCGTCAAAGACACCTATCGTGTTGGCTTTGCGCAAATGGAGTCCAACAACCCATGGCGCATCGCGGAAACAAAATCGTTCCATGACACCGCAGCATCTTGCGGCTGGGAGCTGATCGCAACCGACGCTGCGGGCTCTGCAGCCAAACAGGTTGCAGATGTTGACTCGATGATCGCCCAAGGCATCGATGTTCTGTTCTTGCCACCACGCGAAGAAAAACCATTGATCCCAGCAGTTATGAAGGCCAAACGCGCTGGTATCCCAACCTTCCTGGTCGACCGCTCTGTTGATCCAAACGTTGCCCAAGCCGGCGAGCATTTCGTGGCCTTCCTTGGCTCTGACTTCATCGAACAAGGTGACCGTGCGGCCCAGTGGCTGATCGAAAACTTTAGCGGCGACAAAGGTGTCATCGTTGAACTGGAAGGCACCACAGGGTCTTCTCCGGCAAACGATCGTAAAAAGGGCTTTGACGACCGCATTTTGCAAGATGGTCGCTTTGAAATCGTTGCTTCGCAAACGGGTGACTTCGCGCGCGACCTTGGCCGTCAGGTCATGGAAACTCTGCTGCAAGCCCATCCAGACGTGAACGTGGTTTATGCTCATAACGATGAAATGGCGATTGGCGCGATCCAAGCTTTGGAATTGGCAGGCCGTAAACCAGGGGAAGACATCACTGTTGTTTCCATCGACGGCACGCGTGACGCGCTTCAAGCCATTATCGATGGCAAAATGGGTGTGACCGTTGAAAGCTCACCTTTCTTTGGACCTTTGTCTTGCGACGTGATGAAGCGTTATGCGGCTGGCGAAGAAATTCCGGGTTGGGTGAAAGTTGAAGACCGTGTCTTCACGATCGACAACGCCGCCGAAAACATCGACGCAGCTTACTAA